From Synoicihabitans lomoniglobus, the proteins below share one genomic window:
- a CDS encoding ROK family protein has translation MAKPDIFIGTDSGATTSKTGGIFADGTVISQELRQSSTNSKDGTAAVIAGWVEGVRGFLVDNEITWDQVRGVGLALPGPYQAYGVLDKSANLPASFEGWNFLADYTAALSAEAGRPVFVATGNDGDLGGVGEAHAVRGDRKVGVILLAPGSGLGCAYVNADGLHLGGDNFAGMEAGHMPAPLHLLGNAPVYECGCGKGWGCIEAYTTISGLPQLLRDTLKRYPDHELHQSELPIKQQCFSLRDRAQVGDPLALDMFDFQAKALGLHAANLITALDPAYVVIGGGLIDPESTTPEFRKRYLDGIRDAALPYLFPAQRANIQFVPATLGELSQSIGAALLARHRPALN, from the coding sequence ATGGCTAAACCTGACATCTTCATCGGCACCGACAGCGGTGCGACCACTTCGAAAACCGGCGGCATTTTTGCCGATGGCACCGTGATCTCCCAGGAGTTGCGCCAAAGCTCCACCAATTCCAAGGACGGCACCGCCGCCGTCATCGCGGGTTGGGTCGAGGGCGTGCGCGGATTCCTCGTCGACAACGAGATCACGTGGGATCAGGTCCGGGGCGTTGGTCTCGCACTGCCCGGTCCCTACCAGGCCTACGGGGTGCTCGATAAGTCGGCCAACCTGCCGGCCAGTTTTGAAGGCTGGAACTTTCTCGCCGACTACACGGCTGCGTTGAGCGCGGAAGCGGGACGTCCGGTGTTCGTGGCCACCGGCAACGACGGGGATCTCGGCGGCGTGGGCGAGGCTCACGCGGTCCGCGGTGATCGCAAGGTCGGCGTCATCCTGCTGGCTCCGGGATCCGGTCTCGGCTGCGCCTACGTCAATGCCGACGGCCTCCATCTCGGCGGTGACAACTTCGCCGGCATGGAAGCCGGTCACATGCCCGCACCACTGCACCTGCTCGGCAATGCGCCGGTTTACGAATGCGGTTGCGGCAAGGGCTGGGGTTGCATCGAAGCCTACACCACCATTTCCGGTTTACCACAACTGCTCCGCGACACGCTCAAGCGTTACCCCGATCACGAGCTGCACCAGTCCGAGCTGCCGATTAAACAGCAGTGTTTCTCGCTGCGTGATCGCGCTCAAGTCGGTGACCCGCTGGCCTTGGACATGTTCGACTTCCAAGCCAAGGCACTCGGTCTCCATGCCGCCAATCTCATCACCGCTCTCGATCCCGCTTACGTGGTCATTGGGGGCGGTTTGATCGATCCTGAATCCACCACGCCCGAGTTCCGGAAGCGTTATCTCGATGGCATCCGCGACGCCGCGCTGCCCTACTTGTTCCCCGCGCAACGCGCGAACATCCAATTCGTGCCCGCCACGCTCGGCGAACTTTCCCAATCGATCGGAGCCGCTTTGCTGGCCCGCCACCGTCCGGCGTTGAACTGA
- a CDS encoding YDG domain-containing protein yields MRYNTDGTDGFSFVTLVELESNEAIYFTEQGWSGSDWQSNTETHYRYNAPSSGLAQGSVVHVEETTTDTMTVTGGGSMTLVSGSGFSIYAGDQILAYTSSSGAAPSSPNFIAGIHGDYNWAPGKYDPTTTWNQTDPTAVSDSALPTGLINGATAISLFPNPAHRETTDSDYNSTADDSTLVSASYYGERDNACYKSTAPTSGSRTELLYALNNPANWDSDNANPYGTGDTISSLTVSDDASTGVKPIGSPRTSLRPGDRTLESFTVPAGSDRLLLVAAANSGSTDITTVTFGGTAMTQVGEREDGTAVDSIWVLPLGTSASSTSGNVVVTHAASGDVQFIHAIAFSGAAQSSSTSSLQTAQATSTTASSLSVTSTSGDMVFEVFDVYRGSAPAVLTPGSARTLTGLSPIPLSSGYGIFTTGFKPGASSVAMDWTHNGSAHLHLALNIKQASGNATPTDIALSSSAVNQSGGTNASVGTLSTTDSDSGDSHTYTLVSGTGATHNGSFNISGSTLRANDASALAAGDYAVRIQTDDGNSSGTYAEAFTITVSDDVAPAAPSTPDLASSSDAGTSNSDNITTGTTPTITGTAEAGATVKLYDTDGTTQIGSGTATGGNWSIVTSTLSEGEHTITAKATDAANNTSVASSGLTITLDNTGPVITSSTSPSFTYGTAADYTLTASGSPVTFTAPVGLPAGLSMNASTGVFSGTPSTIATSNHVVQVGDTAGNSTGALLTITVNAAPLTVTGLTGDAKTYDKTTTGSASGTAVLAGIVGSDDVSLGGSPVYTFASAGVGTGITLNTTGFTLSGTDASKYTLTQPTLSANITAKPLTVTGVTGVNKAYDSTTTGALNTSGHALVGVESGDTVTLDAAGGTGTFADEHVNTGITVTASGLALAGADAANYTLTQPTGLTAAISAIPLTITGVTASGKVYDGNTTATLVNTSAALSGTIGGDDIALGSGSATATFASANIGTGITVTPTGYALSGTDAGNYTLAQPTGLTADITAKGLTITGISASGKTYDATTAAALNTASATVVGKVGSDDVSADFGSATGTFADKTIGTAKAVTVANVSLSGTAAGNYTISQPTGLTADITAAPLTITGATATGKVYDATTAATLGGTPSLVGIQGSDTVNLATASIAGSFATKSIGTAKAVTAHGYAISGADAGNYTVAQPTGLTADITAAPLTITGVTAAGKTYDATTAATLGGAPTLVGIQGSDTVTVATGGIAATFADANVGTGKVVTATGYALASTDAGNYTLSQPTGLTADIAAKGLTIAGVTAAGKTYDATTTAVLNTGSGTVVGKVGSDDVTADFGSATGAFASKTIGTGKSVTVTGVTLTGTAAGNYTVAQPTGLTADITAAALTITGATAGNKVYDASTTATLGGTPTLVGIQGSDSVNLATANTAGVFADKTIGTAKAVTAHGYAISGADAGNYTVAQPTGLTADITAAPLTITGATAAGKTYDATTTATLGGTPALVGIQGSDTVNLDTAGISATFADKTVGTAKAVTATGYALSGTDAGNYTLSQPTGITADITAATLTTTGTTASNKVYDAGTTAVLDTGSAVPVGVIGSDTVTINGSSATGTFADKNVGTGKPVTVTGLALAGADAGNYILTQPTTTADITAATLTVAGTTAQHKAYDGNTTATADFGSATLGGILGTDTVTLDSSSATATFADANVGTGKTVTTANLGLAGTDAGNYTLTAPTATADITAIALTITGVTAGNKTYDATTTATLNTSGATLVGIVGSDAVTPVDGAATGTFADKNVGTGKTVTITGFSLGGAQASNYTVVQPTATASITTQAVTVTGITAADKPFDNTTDATLDLTGATLHDVIGGDDVTLNTTAALGTFDTEDKGTDKVVTITGLTLTGTDAGNYSLTSPTALAEISAKELTISGVTAASKVYDDTTLATLDTSAASLVGIETGDTVTLDSSAAAAAFDTVLIGTGKTVTTSGFALTGADAENYALVQPTTTADITAREITLTGLAARDKAYDATTTADIDESGLTLVGVQGDDDVTVDSSGATAHFADKLVGTGKSVTLAGATLTGADAGNYTLTLPTDLTADITVTNLTVIGATVTPKVYDGTTVASLDFSGASLAGIQGSDTVTLDSSGATGSYSDATAGSGITVTVTGVALAGTDAGNYTVSQPSLTGAITKALGAITFADLTQTYTGSALEPTVTTTPSGMTVSLTYNAAATAPTNAGTYTVEATIVDANYQGADDDDFVIEKANQTVTIGAVGTLTAGIATELSATASSGLTPVTFAVTSGAATLSGSTLTALSTAPITITAAQAGDANFNAASATVTITSIVKQSQTITFDALTNRQANGEAFDLQATASSELPVTFTIVSGPVMLSGNTVTMTGASGTVTVRADQAGDAVFAAAAPVTQTFEVTQAGPLIYFGTTNEGTEFAVEIPEDSTIGTLFGLITQTGQYYILTFQVNEDRSITALNLQILGDPVTAATSLATHPLRKRVGKDLPASARDLAYTFTGTIRGGVLNLAIAELGVTLSGAVEPPEGPTATIAGLYESNSLNSANGTTTSIVGTTGKVYVIAVTPGLITGGSGTVASNGSFNISTAQQATIIGNVDAPSTTVTGTILLPDGTEDDFAGLSTGTLRTDRLINLSTRAHVDATTDSGALVAGFVIGGDTSKRVLLRAIGPGLAQFGLTTALPDPQVTVYNATGEVVAEVDNWGGDDATAEAMSTIGAFPLAADSLDAVYTTELAPGAYTMRVTNNGDAGVAIAEIYDASENPNSEYQRLINISSRGRVVGGEGVLVGGFIVTGNSPKRVLVRGAGPGLGAYGVPGVLSDPKLTVYDANEQVVARNDNWETPAPVKVGQRTASAAEITAANANVGAFSFATGGTDAALIITLRPGAYTVELSSAADAAVAAGNALIEIYEIPE; encoded by the coding sequence GTGCGTTACAATACCGACGGCACCGACGGTTTTTCTTTCGTGACCCTGGTGGAGTTGGAGAGCAACGAAGCCATTTACTTCACCGAACAAGGATGGTCCGGCTCGGACTGGCAGTCCAACACCGAAACTCATTATCGCTACAACGCTCCCAGCAGCGGATTGGCTCAAGGCTCGGTCGTTCACGTGGAAGAAACAACGACCGACACCATGACGGTAACTGGTGGAGGTTCCATGACTTTGGTAAGCGGCAGCGGTTTTTCGATATATGCCGGCGATCAAATACTCGCCTACACCAGTTCTTCAGGCGCAGCCCCCTCGTCCCCCAATTTCATTGCTGGTATCCATGGCGACTACAATTGGGCCCCGGGCAAATACGACCCCACCACCACGTGGAATCAGACCGACCCCACCGCCGTGTCTGACTCCGCCCTCCCCACCGGTTTGATCAATGGTGCCACTGCCATTTCCCTGTTCCCCAATCCTGCCCATCGCGAGACGACTGACTCAGACTACAACTCCACCGCCGACGACTCCACGCTCGTATCGGCCTCTTACTACGGCGAGCGGGACAACGCCTGCTATAAATCGACGGCTCCCACCTCTGGCAGCCGCACCGAGCTGCTCTATGCGCTCAACAATCCGGCCAATTGGGACAGCGATAACGCCAACCCTTACGGCACCGGCGACACCATTTCATCCCTCACCGTAAGTGACGACGCCTCCACCGGTGTGAAACCCATCGGCAGCCCCCGCACTTCGCTACGTCCCGGAGACCGCACCCTGGAATCCTTCACCGTGCCCGCCGGCTCCGATCGACTGCTGCTCGTCGCGGCTGCCAATTCCGGATCGACCGATATAACCACGGTGACCTTCGGAGGCACCGCGATGACCCAGGTGGGCGAACGAGAGGACGGCACCGCCGTCGACTCGATTTGGGTCCTTCCCCTCGGCACCTCGGCTTCCAGCACGAGTGGTAACGTGGTGGTGACTCACGCCGCCTCGGGCGACGTGCAATTCATCCACGCCATCGCCTTTTCCGGCGCGGCCCAGTCCAGTTCCACCTCCAGCCTGCAAACCGCTCAGGCCACCAGCACGACCGCTTCGTCGCTCTCTGTCACCAGCACCAGCGGCGACATGGTTTTCGAAGTCTTCGATGTTTATCGCGGCAGCGCTCCGGCTGTATTGACCCCCGGTAGCGCCCGGACCCTCACCGGTCTTTCTCCCATACCTCTTAGCAGCGGTTACGGAATCTTCACCACCGGATTCAAACCCGGCGCTTCATCCGTCGCCATGGACTGGACCCACAATGGCAGCGCTCATCTTCACCTCGCGTTGAATATCAAACAGGCATCCGGCAACGCGACGCCCACCGACATCGCGTTGAGCAGCAGTGCGGTGAACCAGTCCGGTGGCACGAACGCGTCGGTGGGCACGCTCTCGACGACGGACAGCGACAGTGGCGACAGCCACACCTACACCTTGGTTTCCGGCACGGGCGCCACCCACAACGGCTCGTTCAACATCAGCGGCAGCACCCTGCGGGCGAACGACGCCTCCGCCCTCGCGGCGGGTGACTACGCCGTGCGCATTCAGACCGACGACGGCAACTCCAGCGGCACCTACGCGGAGGCCTTCACCATCACCGTCTCCGACGATGTCGCGCCGGCCGCGCCCTCGACGCCGGACCTTGCCTCCAGCTCGGACGCCGGCACGTCCAACTCGGACAACATCACCACGGGCACGACGCCCACCATCACCGGCACGGCCGAAGCCGGTGCCACGGTCAAACTCTACGACACCGACGGCACGACCCAGATCGGCAGTGGCACGGCCACCGGTGGCAATTGGTCAATCGTCACGTCCACCCTCTCCGAAGGCGAACACACCATCACAGCCAAGGCCACCGACGCCGCCAACAACACCTCCGTCGCCTCCAGCGGCCTGACTATCACCTTGGACAACACCGGTCCGGTGATCACCAGTTCGACCAGCCCGTCCTTCACCTACGGCACCGCGGCCGACTACACGCTGACGGCCAGCGGCAGCCCGGTCACCTTCACCGCCCCCGTCGGTCTCCCGGCCGGGTTGAGCATGAACGCCAGCACCGGCGTCTTCAGCGGCACGCCCTCCACGATCGCCACCAGCAACCACGTCGTCCAAGTTGGCGACACCGCCGGTAACTCCACCGGTGCGCTACTAACGATCACCGTTAACGCCGCGCCGCTCACCGTCACCGGCCTCACCGGCGACGCCAAAACCTACGACAAGACCACCACCGGCAGTGCCTCCGGCACCGCCGTCCTCGCCGGCATCGTCGGCTCCGACGACGTGTCCCTCGGCGGTTCCCCCGTCTACACCTTCGCCTCCGCCGGCGTGGGCACCGGGATCACGCTCAACACCACCGGCTTCACCCTCTCCGGCACCGATGCGAGCAAATACACCCTCACCCAACCGACGCTCTCCGCCAACATCACGGCCAAGCCCCTCACCGTCACGGGAGTGACCGGAGTCAACAAAGCCTACGATTCGACCACCACCGGTGCTCTCAACACCTCCGGCCACGCCCTCGTGGGCGTGGAGTCCGGCGACACCGTGACCCTCGACGCCGCCGGCGGCACCGGCACGTTCGCGGATGAACACGTGAACACCGGCATCACCGTCACCGCCTCCGGCCTCGCGCTCGCCGGCGCCGACGCGGCCAACTACACCCTCACCCAGCCCACCGGCCTCACCGCCGCCATCTCCGCGATTCCGCTGACCATCACCGGCGTCACCGCCTCGGGTAAAGTCTACGACGGCAATACCACCGCCACATTGGTCAACACCTCCGCCGCCCTCTCCGGCACCATCGGAGGAGACGACATTGCCCTGGGCAGCGGCAGCGCCACCGCCACCTTCGCCTCCGCCAACATCGGCACCGGCATCACCGTCACGCCCACCGGTTACGCCCTCTCCGGCACCGACGCGGGCAACTACACCCTCGCTCAGCCCACCGGCCTCACCGCCGACATCACCGCCAAAGGTCTCACCATCACCGGGATCTCCGCCTCGGGTAAAACCTACGACGCCACCACCGCCGCCGCCCTCAACACCGCCTCCGCCACCGTCGTGGGCAAAGTGGGCTCGGACGACGTGAGCGCCGACTTCGGCAGCGCCACCGGCACCTTCGCCGACAAAACCATTGGCACCGCCAAAGCGGTCACCGTCGCCAACGTCAGCCTCTCCGGCACCGCCGCAGGCAACTACACCATCAGTCAACCCACCGGGTTGACCGCGGACATCACGGCGGCCCCCTTGACCATCACCGGTGCCACCGCCACGGGCAAAGTCTACGATGCCACCACCGCCGCCACCCTCGGCGGCACGCCCTCCCTCGTCGGTATCCAAGGCAGCGACACGGTCAACCTCGCCACGGCCAGCATCGCGGGCTCCTTCGCCACCAAATCCATCGGCACCGCCAAAGCGGTCACCGCCCACGGCTACGCCATCTCCGGGGCCGACGCGGGCAACTACACCGTCGCTCAACCCACCGGCCTCACCGCCGATATCACGGCGGCTCCGCTGACCATCACCGGGGTCACCGCCGCGGGCAAAACTTACGACGCCACCACCGCCGCCACCCTCGGCGGCGCTCCCACCCTCGTCGGTATCCAAGGCAGCGATACCGTCACCGTGGCCACGGGCGGCATTGCCGCCACCTTCGCCGATGCCAACGTCGGCACCGGCAAGGTGGTGACCGCCACCGGCTACGCCCTCGCCAGCACCGATGCCGGCAACTACACCCTGTCGCAGCCCACCGGCCTCACCGCCGACATCGCCGCCAAGGGCCTCACCATTGCCGGAGTCACCGCCGCGGGCAAAACCTACGACGCCACCACCACCGCCGTCCTCAACACCGGCTCCGGAACCGTCGTCGGAAAAGTGGGCTCGGACGACGTGACTGCCGACTTCGGCAGCGCCACCGGCGCCTTCGCCTCCAAAACCATCGGCACAGGTAAAAGCGTCACCGTCACGGGCGTCACCCTCACCGGCACCGCCGCGGGCAACTACACCGTCGCCCAACCCACCGGCCTCACCGCCGACATCACCGCGGCGGCGTTGACCATCACCGGCGCCACCGCCGGCAATAAAGTCTACGATGCGTCCACCACCGCCACCCTCGGCGGCACACCCACACTCGTCGGCATCCAGGGTAGCGACTCGGTCAACCTCGCCACGGCCAACACCGCGGGCGTCTTCGCCGACAAAACCATCGGCACCGCCAAAGCGGTCACCGCCCACGGTTACGCTATCTCCGGCGCCGACGCGGGCAATTACACCGTCGCGCAACCCACCGGCCTCACCGCCGACATCACCGCGGCACCGCTGACCATCACCGGTGCCACCGCCGCGGGTAAAACCTACGACGCCACCACCACCGCCACTCTCGGCGGCACCCCCGCCCTCGTGGGTATCCAAGGCAGCGATACCGTGAACCTCGATACCGCTGGCATATCCGCCACCTTTGCCGACAAGACCGTCGGCACCGCCAAGGCCGTGACCGCCACCGGTTACGCCCTCTCCGGCACCGACGCCGGCAACTACACCCTGTCCCAACCCACCGGAATCACCGCCGACATCACGGCGGCCACCCTGACCACCACCGGCACCACCGCATCGAACAAAGTCTACGATGCCGGCACCACCGCCGTCCTCGACACCGGCTCGGCCGTGCCAGTCGGCGTCATCGGTTCCGACACGGTGACGATCAATGGCTCCAGCGCCACCGGCACCTTCGCCGACAAAAACGTCGGCACCGGCAAACCTGTCACCGTCACCGGTCTGGCCCTCGCGGGAGCCGACGCCGGCAACTACATCCTTACCCAACCCACGACCACCGCCGACATCACCGCGGCCACGCTAACGGTCGCGGGCACCACCGCCCAGCACAAGGCCTACGACGGTAACACCACCGCCACGGCCGACTTCGGCTCCGCCACCCTCGGCGGTATCCTCGGCACGGACACCGTGACCCTCGACAGCTCGAGTGCCACCGCCACCTTCGCCGATGCCAACGTGGGCACCGGCAAAACGGTCACGACCGCCAACCTCGGCCTCGCCGGCACCGACGCGGGCAACTACACCCTCACCGCGCCCACCGCCACCGCCGACATCACCGCCATCGCGCTCACCATCACCGGTGTCACCGCCGGGAACAAAACCTACGACGCCACCACCACCGCCACCCTCAACACGAGCGGGGCCACCCTGGTGGGCATCGTCGGCTCCGATGCCGTCACCCCGGTCGACGGCGCCGCCACCGGCACCTTTGCCGACAAAAACGTCGGCACCGGCAAAACCGTCACCATCACCGGCTTTAGCCTCGGAGGCGCTCAGGCCTCCAACTACACCGTGGTTCAACCCACGGCCACCGCCTCCATCACGACCCAGGCGGTCACCGTCACCGGCATCACCGCCGCCGACAAACCCTTCGACAACACGACCGACGCGACGCTCGACCTCACGGGCGCCACGTTGCACGACGTCATCGGCGGCGACGACGTCACGCTCAACACCACCGCGGCCCTCGGCACCTTCGACACCGAAGACAAAGGCACCGACAAGGTGGTCACCATCACCGGGCTCACCCTGACCGGCACCGATGCCGGCAACTACAGCCTCACCTCCCCGACCGCGCTGGCCGAAATCAGTGCCAAGGAACTGACCATCAGCGGTGTCACGGCGGCCTCCAAGGTCTACGACGACACCACGCTGGCGACCCTCGATACCAGTGCCGCCTCTCTCGTTGGTATTGAGACCGGCGATACGGTCACCCTCGATTCCTCCGCGGCCGCGGCGGCCTTCGACACCGTCCTCATCGGCACCGGCAAAACCGTCACCACCAGCGGCTTCGCCCTCACCGGGGCCGACGCGGAAAACTACGCGCTCGTGCAACCCACCACCACCGCTGACATCACCGCCCGCGAGATTACCCTCACCGGTCTGGCCGCCCGCGACAAAGCCTACGATGCGACCACCACGGCCGACATCGATGAAAGCGGCCTCACGCTCGTCGGGGTCCAGGGCGATGACGACGTCACCGTCGACTCCTCCGGAGCCACCGCCCACTTCGCCGACAAACTCGTGGGCACCGGCAAATCCGTCACCCTGGCCGGCGCCACGCTGACCGGGGCCGATGCCGGCAACTACACCCTCACGTTGCCGACGGACCTCACCGCCGATATCACCGTCACCAACCTCACGGTGATCGGCGCCACCGTCACCCCCAAGGTCTACGACGGCACCACCGTCGCCTCCCTCGACTTTAGCGGCGCCAGCCTCGCCGGTATCCAGGGCAGCGATACCGTCACCCTCGACAGTTCCGGTGCCACCGGTTCCTACAGCGACGCCACCGCCGGCTCCGGCATCACGGTCACCGTCACCGGAGTTGCCCTCGCCGGAACCGATGCGGGTAACTACACCGTCAGCCAACCGTCCCTCACCGGTGCCATCACCAAGGCGCTCGGCGCGATCACCTTCGCCGATCTCACCCAGACCTACACCGGCAGCGCGTTGGAGCCCACCGTCACCACCACGCCGAGCGGCATGACGGTCAGCCTCACCTACAACGCAGCCGCCACGGCGCCCACCAACGCCGGCACCTACACCGTCGAGGCCACCATCGTGGACGCCAACTACCAGGGAGCCGATGATGACGACTTTGTCATCGAGAAGGCCAACCAGACCGTCACCATCGGTGCCGTTGGCACACTCACCGCCGGTATCGCCACCGAGTTGAGCGCCACCGCCTCCAGCGGACTCACCCCGGTGACCTTCGCGGTGACCTCCGGAGCGGCCACGCTCAGTGGATCGACCCTCACCGCGCTGTCCACCGCGCCGATCACGATCACCGCCGCCCAGGCCGGGGACGCCAACTTCAACGCGGCTTCCGCCACGGTCACGATCACCTCGATCGTCAAGCAAAGTCAGACCATCACCTTCGATGCCCTGACCAACCGCCAGGCCAACGGTGAAGCCTTCGATCTGCAGGCCACCGCCTCGTCGGAACTGCCCGTCACCTTCACCATCGTGAGTGGTCCGGTTATGCTCAGTGGCAACACCGTCACCATGACCGGTGCCAGTGGCACCGTCACCGTGCGCGCCGATCAAGCCGGCGATGCGGTCTTTGCCGCCGCCGCCCCGGTGACCCAAACCTTCGAGGTGACGCAAGCCGGTCCGTTGATTTACTTCGGCACGACCAACGAAGGCACCGAATTTGCCGTGGAAATCCCCGAAGACTCCACCATCGGCACCCTCTTCGGTCTGATCACCCAAACCGGCCAATACTACATCCTCACCTTCCAAGTGAACGAGGACCGCAGTATCACGGCCCTGAACCTGCAAATCCTCGGCGATCCCGTCACCGCGGCGACCAGCCTCGCCACGCATCCGCTGCGCAAGCGCGTGGGCAAGGATCTGCCGGCGAGCGCCCGTGACCTCGCCTATACCTTCACCGGCACGATACGAGGCGGGGTCCTCAACCTCGCCATCGCCGAACTCGGCGTCACCCTCTCCGGAGCGGTGGAACCGCCCGAAGGCCCCACTGCGACCATCGCCGGCCTGTATGAGTCCAACAGCCTCAACTCCGCCAATGGCACCACCACGTCCATCGTCGGCACCACCGGCAAGGTCTACGTGATCGCGGTCACCCCGGGCCTCATCACCGGCGGCTCCGGCACCGTGGCGAGCAACGGCTCCTTCAACATCAGCACCGCCCAACAGGCCACCATCATCGGCAACGTCGATGCTCCGAGCACGACGGTCACCGGCACCATCCTCCTGCCCGACGGCACCGAGGACGACTTCGCCGGCCTCTCCACCGGCACGCTGCGCACCGACCGCTTGATCAACCTCTCGACCCGTGCCCACGTTGACGCCACCACCGACTCCGGCGCCCTCGTCGCTGGCTTCGTCATCGGAGGCGATACGTCCAAGCGCGTGCTGCTGCGGGCGATCGGACCGGGCCTGGCCCAGTTCGGTCTCACCACCGCGTTGCCCGACCCGCAGGTCACCGTTTACAACGCCACCGGTGAAGTCGTGGCCGAAGTCGACAACTGGGGTGGCGACGACGCCACCGCCGAAGCCATGAGCACCATCGGCGCCTTCCCGTTGGCCGCGGACAGCCTCGATGCGGTTTACACCACCGAACTCGCTCCGGGCGCCTACACCATGCGCGTCACCAACAACGGTGACGCCGGCGTGGCCATCGCCGAGATCTACGACGCTTCCGAGAATCCCAACTCCGAATACCAGCGGCTGATCAACATCTCCTCGCGCGGCCGCGTCGTCGGCGGCGAAGGCGTGCTCGTGGGCGGCTTCATCGTCACCGGCAACAGCCCCAAGCGCGTGCTGGTTCGCGGCGCCGGTCCCGGTCTCGGTGCCTACGGCGTCCCCGGCGTCCTCTCCGATCCCAAGCTCACCGTCTACGACGCCAACGAGCAAGTGGTCGCTCGCAATGACAACTGGGAAACGCCGGCTCCGGTCAAAGTCGGTCAACGCACCGCCTCGGCCGCCGAGATCACCGCCGCCAACGCCAACGTCGGTGCCTTCAGCTTCGCCACCGGCGGCACCGACGCGGCCCTGATCATCACGCTGCGCCCGGGAGCCTACACCGTGGAACTCAGCTCCGCCGCCGATGCCGCGGTGGCCGCCGGCAACGCCCTCATCGAAATATACGAAATCCCCGAATAG